GTCCAATACCCGTCCGCGATGTCCTTGCCTTCCTTTCTGCCCGCCCCTCGCTTGCTGCGCTTAGTGCCGTTTCTGGAACCTGAACCTGGGCTTGGATCTGGAACCTGGAGCCTGGTGGTACCTGTCACAGTCCCGTGTGGAAGGGCTCGCTTTCCTCGAGACGACTAGCTTACCAAGTATGGATGGCAgtgcgagagagagagagagagagatggaGAATGCCACACGCCTAATAACACTATGTACCGCGGAAAAGCCAAGCGGACTTACTACGTCTGATTCGCTGGTGCCAGGAACGCAAGTCTTGCAAAGGAAAGCACCAGATATCACCCAATATCAAGCGGTAATGGAGGAGAGCTCTCGGAAGGGGGGATTTCGAACATTGCAGCATCCGATCCATTCATTCCGTATTCGTACTCGTCCCTATTAGACTTCCTCCCCCTTGGACTATGGCCTATTGCATACCGCCCAGCTGTGTGGCATCACATGCAGCAGAAAAGGGGTCAAAGACCATCGGTTCGTCCTGGGTAGCCGATGCGTCCTGCGAGGCGAAATGAGGTATCCCTGCCTGCATTCTTCTGTTTCCCCCATGCTTGTTTTGGGGCAGAGCGAGCGACCTACCAGGTTTTCCAATTGGCCTCGCAGCATGGGATTCACACGGGAACCGCCCGCACGAGTTGCAAAAGGAACTTTAGTTTGCTGTGAACACGCGGGCTGAAATTTGAACCGCGTACAATGATTGATCAGCTGAACAAGTGCCTCTTTGGCATTGCTACCTGTCTGTATTGTAcaacaccccccccccccaaacgCAACACTTTCCCAGAATCTCGTCATATCTTTAATCCTTCTTCAAGGGGAGAAGGACCTCCTCGATGCCGTTCTTGGTGATGACCATCATTTGCAGGTGGTCACCGACCTCAATGTGTCTCTCGACCGCTCCGTCAAACGCATCCTTGACCAGAATCTCGGCCTCCTTGCGCTCCAGGGGAACGCGGGGACGCTCCTGCAGCTCGTGACCCACACCGCTGCCCGGCACGTACTGGTTCTTGAAGTTGACCTGGTTGTCGAGGAACGGTGTGATCAAACTGGCGGCGGCACCGCCGGCGCGGGACTGCTCTCTCTCGTAACTGCCGACGGGGTCGTAGGAGAAGACGGCGCCGACGCCCTCCTCGTCGAGGCCGCCGAGGATGGCGTAGACGTAGTAGGGGAAGAAGCGCTTCTGGTAGAGGATCGTCGAGAGACGCTTCGCGCAGGCTGTGACGCTCATGGGCTTGCCGTGGCGGTAGCGGTAGATCTTGCAGATGGTATCGAGGCGGTCCTTGAGGGCCTCGCCGTCGGCAGCGAAACCGACGACGGAGAGCATGATTGTCGCATCTTCTTGTGTTGAGGTGGTGCCGCCGATCTTGAAGACCTTGGGTGTGTATCTGGAGTTGATGCTGTATCCGGAAGTGCTACGGGTGTCGCCGGCTACGATGGCGAAGTCGGCGCCGGCGATGGCGAGGGTCGAACCGCCGTTGTCCGTGTAGCTGTAGCACAGGGTAGGTTAGCTTTTGGGTACGATGGGAGGGTCGAGAGGAGCTCCGTACGGGTTGAAGCGGTGCTGTCTGA
The Colletotrichum lupini chromosome 6, complete sequence DNA segment above includes these coding regions:
- a CDS encoding proteasome A-type and B-type — encoded protein: MAMFSQNPLMNGPNYSFSEAPKTANGEFRQHRFNPYTDNGGSTLAIAGADFAIVAGDTRSTSGYSINSRYTPKVFKIGGTTSTQEDATIMLSVVGFAADGEALKDRLDTICKIYRYRHGKPMSVTACAKRLSTILYQKRFFPYYVYAILGGLDEEGVGAVFSYDPVGSYEREQSRAGGAAASLITPFLDNQVNFKNQYVPGSGVGHELQERPRVPLERKEAEILVKDAFDGAVERHIEVGDHLQMMVITKNGIEEVLLPLKKD